In Nitrobacteraceae bacterium AZCC 1564, the following proteins share a genomic window:
- a CDS encoding ergothioneine biosynthesis protein EgtB (product_source=TIGR03440; cath_funfam=3.90.1580.10; cog=COG1262; pfam=PF03781,PF12867; superfamily=109854,56436; tigrfam=TIGR03440) — MTKQASTTATAAPLSASSHNELVDRLLAAYRAVRDETERRAAPLSPEDQLIQSMPDASPAKWHRAHTTWFFEQFLLGEHCPGYTPYHPDYAYLFNSYYVTAGPRHARAQRGHLTRPSAEEVTAYRKHVDAAVAKFFNEASEDKLASLVPLIEVGLNHEQQHQELMLTDILHAFAQNPIPPAYDPAWTFPAASRAGAEWATLTEGIHTIGHPNDTFHFDNEKPAHRALVGPVKLARNLVTNGEWLAFMNDGGYSTATLWLMDGFATVTNEEWQAPGHWRNIDGVWQIMTLGGLQPVDPAAPVSHVSYYEADAFARWSGKHLPTEVEWEVAARAGHLNDAFGIVWQWTRSSYSPYPGYRAIEGALGEYNGKFMVNQLVLRGSSLATPDGHSRVTYRNFFYPHHRWQFTGLRLADYAV, encoded by the coding sequence GTGACGAAACAAGCTTCAACCACCGCCACCGCCGCCCCCCTCTCCGCTTCCTCCCATAACGAACTTGTAGACCGCCTGCTGGCAGCTTATCGGGCTGTCCGGGACGAGACTGAGCGCCGAGCTGCCCCGTTGTCTCCGGAAGATCAGTTGATACAATCCATGCCGGACGCCAGCCCTGCCAAATGGCACCGCGCCCACACCACCTGGTTTTTCGAACAGTTTTTGCTTGGCGAGCATTGTCCGGGCTACACACCCTATCATCCGGACTATGCCTACCTGTTTAATTCCTACTACGTCACCGCAGGACCGCGGCACGCCCGCGCCCAGCGCGGTCACCTGACCCGCCCCAGTGCGGAGGAAGTCACTGCCTACCGCAAGCACGTCGATGCGGCCGTCGCCAAGTTCTTCAACGAAGCAAGCGAAGATAAACTCGCCTCTCTCGTGCCGCTGATCGAAGTCGGTCTTAATCACGAACAGCAGCATCAGGAATTGATGCTGACGGACATCCTGCACGCCTTCGCACAAAACCCCATTCCTCCCGCCTATGATCCCGCATGGACGTTTCCCGCCGCATCCCGGGCGGGCGCAGAATGGGCGACGCTGACCGAAGGAATACACACCATCGGGCACCCGAATGATACGTTCCACTTCGACAACGAAAAGCCGGCGCACCGTGCCCTTGTCGGTCCGGTCAAGCTGGCGCGTAACCTTGTGACCAATGGCGAGTGGCTCGCCTTCATGAACGACGGCGGCTACAGCACAGCCACGCTCTGGTTGATGGACGGCTTCGCAACCGTCACCAACGAGGAATGGCAAGCACCCGGCCACTGGCGCAACATCGACGGTGTCTGGCAGATCATGACACTGGGCGGCCTGCAGCCGGTTGATCCGGCGGCGCCCGTCTCGCACGTGAGCTACTATGAAGCCGATGCGTTTGCGCGCTGGAGCGGCAAGCATCTCCCCACCGAGGTGGAGTGGGAGGTCGCAGCCCGCGCCGGACATCTCAACGATGCGTTCGGCATCGTCTGGCAATGGACGCGCAGTTCATATTCGCCCTATCCCGGCTATCGCGCAATCGAAGGCGCGCTCGGCGAATACAATGGCAAGTTCATGGTCAATCAACTGGTGCTACGGGGCTCCTCACTGGCTACGCCGGATGGTCACAGCCGCGTCACCTATCGAAACTTCTTCTACCCACATCATCGCTGGCAATTCACGGGGCTGCGCCTCGCCGACTACGCCGTTTGA
- a CDS encoding dimethylhistidine N-methyltransferase (product_source=TIGR03438; cog=COG4301; pfam=PF10017; superfamily=53335; tigrfam=TIGR03438), which yields MNGHATALDCAPLVDQKDTTFAQDVIAGLTQQAKRLSPKYFYDETGSKLFEQITLLPEYYPTRTELRILRDRGAEIAAAVPAGAALVEFGAGATTKARLLLNESTFGAYVPVDISGVFLNGQAVALRRDFPNLAVYPVTADFTKPFAPPDEIKNMPKVGFFPGSTIGNFDPHEACAFLRSAREILGEGATLIVGVDLEKDERVLHDAYNDRAGITAKFNLNVLVRINRELGGNFDLSAFAHRAIYNRERHRIEMHLVSLKAQTIRVLGHAISFRTGESIHTESSYKYSVERFIALARDSGWGSRAIWTDPSNMFSVHALIAESH from the coding sequence ATGAATGGACACGCGACCGCGCTGGACTGCGCACCCCTTGTTGACCAAAAGGACACCACATTCGCGCAGGACGTGATCGCCGGGTTGACACAGCAAGCGAAACGGCTCTCCCCGAAGTATTTTTACGACGAGACCGGCTCAAAACTATTCGAACAAATCACGCTGCTGCCGGAGTATTATCCGACCCGCACCGAATTGCGCATCCTGCGCGATCGTGGCGCCGAGATCGCGGCCGCCGTTCCGGCTGGCGCGGCACTTGTCGAGTTCGGTGCGGGCGCGACAACAAAGGCGCGGTTGCTGCTGAATGAAAGCACCTTCGGTGCTTACGTTCCGGTGGATATTTCCGGCGTTTTCCTCAATGGACAAGCAGTTGCCTTGCGGCGTGATTTCCCGAATCTCGCTGTTTATCCGGTGACGGCGGATTTCACCAAACCGTTCGCGCCGCCGGACGAAATCAAGAATATGCCAAAGGTCGGGTTCTTTCCCGGCTCAACCATCGGCAACTTCGACCCACACGAGGCATGTGCGTTCCTGCGCAGCGCACGCGAAATTCTCGGCGAAGGCGCGACACTGATCGTCGGCGTCGACTTGGAGAAAGACGAACGCGTCCTTCATGACGCCTATAACGACAGGGCCGGCATTACAGCAAAATTCAATCTCAACGTGCTGGTGCGCATCAACCGCGAGCTCGGCGGAAATTTCGATCTCTCGGCGTTCGCACATCGCGCGATCTACAATCGCGAGCGCCACCGCATCGAAATGCATCTCGTCAGCCTCAAGGCGCAGACAATACGCGTGCTGGGCCACGCCATTTCATTCCGAACCGGCGAAAGCATTCATACCGAGAGCAGCTATAAGTACAGCGTTGAGCGCTTTATCGCGCTGGCTCGCGATTCTGGCTGGGGCTCTCGCGCCATCTGGACCGATCCGAGCAACATGTTCTCGGTCCACGCTCTGATCGCCGAAAGCCACTGA
- a CDS encoding low temperature requirement protein LtrA (product_source=COG4292; cog=COG4292; pfam=PF06772; transmembrane_helix_parts=Inside_1_21,TMhelix_22_41,Outside_42_50,TMhelix_51_73,Inside_74_84,TMhelix_85_102,Outside_103_111,TMhelix_112_134,Inside_135_140,TMhelix_141_163,Outside_164_167,TMhelix_168_190,Inside_191_210,TMhelix_211_233,Outside_234_237,TMhelix_238_260,Inside_261_280,TMhelix_281_300,Outside_301_314,TMhelix_315_334,Inside_335_340,TMhelix_341_363,Outside_364_367,TMhelix_368_390,Inside_391_393), with the protein MSQLKHADTLLRERSSHGHHRVTYVELFFDLVFVFAITQLSHTMLEHFTPLGVLQTAILFAAVWWVWIFTSWITNWLDPEQTPVRIMLFGMMIAGLLLSTSIPKAFETRGLAFALAFVGMQVGRSAFTALSIPASEDAMRMNLVRIAFWLTISGVFWISGGLVDSEKRLILWMIAVAIEYAGPAMRFRLPGLGASPLQTWEVEGGHMAERCALFIIIALGESIVVTGATFAGIDWTATAIMAFVVALLGSIAMWWVYFHLGAEAGSDQISHSQDTGRLARLAYTYLHLPIVAGIVVAAVGDELLLAHADGHSGIKTMIGMIGGPLLFLVGVSSFKYTIRGLLQLSHLVGMVALVVLIPFAHLLSPLALSMATTVIMLIVAAWEAISLGAIRRA; encoded by the coding sequence GTGTCGCAACTGAAGCACGCTGATACGTTGTTGCGGGAACGATCCTCGCACGGACATCACCGTGTCACTTACGTCGAATTATTTTTCGATCTCGTTTTCGTTTTCGCGATCACGCAGCTCTCCCACACGATGCTTGAGCATTTTACGCCGCTCGGCGTCTTGCAGACTGCGATTTTGTTCGCGGCTGTCTGGTGGGTCTGGATATTTACGTCGTGGATCACGAATTGGCTCGATCCCGAACAAACGCCGGTGCGCATCATGCTCTTCGGCATGATGATCGCGGGGCTTCTGCTTTCAACCTCCATCCCGAAAGCATTTGAGACGCGCGGCTTGGCGTTTGCTCTTGCCTTCGTCGGCATGCAGGTCGGTCGCTCGGCGTTTACCGCTTTGTCCATCCCGGCATCCGAGGATGCGATGCGCATGAATCTGGTGCGGATCGCATTTTGGCTAACCATCAGCGGCGTGTTCTGGATTAGCGGCGGTCTCGTCGACAGCGAAAAACGCCTCATTCTCTGGATGATTGCTGTCGCGATAGAATATGCGGGGCCTGCAATGCGCTTCCGCCTGCCGGGTCTCGGGGCGTCCCCGCTTCAGACGTGGGAAGTTGAGGGCGGGCATATGGCGGAGCGCTGCGCGCTCTTCATCATCATCGCACTAGGTGAGTCCATCGTCGTGACAGGCGCAACGTTTGCCGGCATCGATTGGACCGCAACCGCCATTATGGCGTTCGTTGTCGCTCTGCTGGGTAGCATTGCGATGTGGTGGGTCTATTTTCACCTTGGCGCAGAGGCCGGCTCTGACCAGATCTCACACTCACAGGACACTGGTCGTTTGGCGCGGCTCGCTTACACCTACCTGCATCTGCCGATCGTTGCTGGCATCGTGGTGGCTGCCGTCGGTGACGAACTATTGCTGGCGCACGCCGACGGTCATTCCGGCATCAAGACCATGATCGGCATGATCGGCGGGCCGCTGCTGTTCCTCGTCGGCGTAAGCTCTTTCAAGTACACCATTCGCGGCCTTCTGCAGCTTTCTCACCTCGTTGGTATGGTGGCGTTGGTCGTCTTGATCCCATTCGCGCATTTGTTGTCGCCATTGGCTTTGTCGATGGCGACAACGGTCATCATGCTGATTGTGGCAGCCTGGGAAGCGATTTCGCTCGGGGCAATCAGACGCGCGTAA
- a CDS encoding stress-induced morphogen (product_source=COG0271; cath_funfam=3.30.300.90; cog=COG0271; pfam=PF01722; superfamily=82657) — protein MPARNDEETEKMPMDARDIETMIKAALPDAQVTIRDLAGDGDHYAATVISESFRGKSRVQQHQIVYQSLKGQMGGVLHALALQTGVPDS, from the coding sequence TTGCCAGCACGAAATGATGAGGAGACCGAGAAAATGCCGATGGATGCGCGGGACATCGAAACGATGATCAAGGCCGCATTGCCCGACGCCCAGGTAACGATCCGAGACCTCGCCGGAGACGGGGACCACTATGCGGCCACCGTCATATCAGAGTCATTCCGCGGCAAATCTCGCGTCCAGCAACATCAGATCGTCTATCAGTCCCTGAAGGGGCAGATGGGTGGTGTGCTCCATGCTCTGGCGCTGCAAACCGGCGTGCCTGACTCCTAA
- a CDS encoding uncharacterized protein (DUF427 family) (product_source=COG2343; cog=COG2343; pfam=PF04248): MNPRMKIPGSDHPITVAPNSKRVRVRVGGEVIAETTKALTLKEASYPAVQYIPRADVDPAKLKRTSHASYCPYKGDASYFSIAANGTTLENAIWTYETPYDAVKEIAGHLAFYPDKVTIEEL, from the coding sequence ATGAACCCTCGAATGAAAATTCCAGGCTCGGACCATCCAATCACCGTTGCGCCCAACTCAAAACGAGTGCGGGTCCGCGTCGGCGGAGAGGTCATTGCCGAAACGACGAAGGCTCTGACCCTAAAGGAAGCGAGCTATCCGGCTGTTCAGTACATTCCGCGTGCCGATGTGGATCCCGCCAAGCTCAAGCGCACCAGCCACGCCAGCTATTGCCCATACAAGGGCGACGCAAGCTATTTCAGCATCGCAGCGAACGGAACGACACTTGAAAATGCCATCTGGACCTACGAGACGCCTTACGATGCCGTGAAAGAGATCGCCGGGCACTTGGCATTCTATCCTGACAAGGTCACGATTGAAGAACTGTAG
- a CDS encoding phosphoribosylformylglycinamidine synthase II (product_source=TIGR01736; cath_funfam=3.30.1330.10,3.90.650.10; cog=COG0046; ko=KO:K23269; pfam=PF00586,PF02769,PF18072; superfamily=55326,56042; tigrfam=TIGR01736) gives MISNEPKITPELVASHGLKPDEYERILKLIGRVPSFTELGIFSAMWNEHCSYKSSRIHLRGLPTKAPWVIQGPGENAGVIDIGDGLAVVFKMESHNHPSYIEPYQGATTGVGGILRDVFTMGARPIACLNALSFGDPSHPKTRHLVSGVVAGIGGYGNSFGVPTVGGQMRFHTRYDGNILVNAMAVGLAEADKIFYAAASGVNMPIVYLGSKTGRDGIHGATMASAEFDDASEEKRPTVQVGDPFAEKLLLEACLEIMEADCVIAIQDMGAAGLTCSAVEMGAKGDLGVDLDLDSVPTRETGMSAYEMMLSESQERMLMVLKPEKEKEAEAIFKKWGLDFAVVGYTTPSKRFVVKHGDSVMADLPIKELGDEAPVYDRPHVPSPQLPVIRAQDVKAPLSNSEALSKLIATPELCSKRWVWEQYDHVIGGNTVQRPGGDAAVVRVQDGPKGLALTVDVTPRYCEADPFEGGKQAVAEAWRNITAVGGRPLAITDNLNFGNPERPEIMGQFVGCLKGIAEACTALDFPVVSGNVSLYNETNGRGILPTPSIGGVGLLDDFTKSASVAFKAADEAILLIGDTHGWLGQSVYLRDICGREEGAPPPVDLATEKRNGDVVRGMIKGGTASAVHDVSDGGLLVALAEMAMASGIGAILDAPPEELVPHAYWFGEDQARYVVTVPEAHLLTVLSKLKAVDVPCHVIGKTGGHDIAIEGEAPVSIASLKAGFEGWLPDYMAGKG, from the coding sequence ATGATTTCCAACGAACCCAAGATCACCCCCGAACTCGTCGCCAGCCACGGCCTCAAGCCGGATGAGTACGAGCGCATTCTCAAACTGATCGGGCGCGTTCCGAGCTTCACGGAACTGGGCATCTTCTCGGCGATGTGGAACGAGCACTGCTCGTACAAGTCCTCGCGCATCCATTTGCGCGGTCTGCCGACCAAGGCGCCGTGGGTGATCCAGGGACCCGGTGAAAACGCCGGCGTGATCGATATTGGCGACGGGCTTGCGGTGGTCTTCAAGATGGAGAGCCACAATCACCCCAGCTACATCGAGCCATATCAGGGCGCGACCACGGGTGTCGGCGGCATCCTGCGCGACGTCTTTACCATGGGCGCTCGGCCTATCGCATGCCTCAACGCGCTGAGCTTTGGCGATCCATCGCACCCGAAGACGCGCCATCTGGTGTCCGGCGTGGTTGCAGGCATCGGCGGTTATGGCAATTCGTTCGGCGTGCCGACCGTTGGCGGTCAGATGCGCTTCCACACGCGCTACGACGGCAACATCCTCGTCAATGCGATGGCTGTGGGGCTCGCGGAAGCCGACAAGATTTTCTACGCGGCCGCGAGCGGCGTGAACATGCCGATCGTCTATCTTGGCTCCAAGACGGGGCGCGACGGCATCCACGGCGCGACCATGGCTTCCGCCGAGTTCGACGATGCCAGCGAGGAAAAGCGCCCGACCGTACAGGTCGGCGACCCGTTCGCGGAAAAGCTTCTGCTGGAAGCGTGCCTCGAAATCATGGAAGCGGATTGCGTAATCGCGATCCAGGACATGGGGGCGGCAGGCCTGACCTGTTCAGCAGTTGAAATGGGCGCGAAGGGCGATCTCGGCGTCGACCTTGATCTTGATTCCGTGCCGACGCGCGAAACCGGGATGAGCGCCTACGAGATGATGCTCTCGGAAAGCCAGGAGCGCATGCTCATGGTGCTCAAGCCCGAAAAGGAAAAAGAGGCCGAAGCGATCTTCAAGAAGTGGGGCCTTGATTTTGCGGTAGTGGGTTACACCACGCCATCCAAGCGTTTTGTCGTCAAGCACGGCGACAGCGTGATGGCCGATCTGCCGATCAAGGAGCTCGGTGACGAAGCGCCGGTCTACGACCGTCCTCATGTGCCGTCGCCGCAGTTGCCGGTAATCCGGGCGCAGGATGTCAAGGCGCCGCTCTCGAACTCCGAAGCTCTTTCAAAGCTAATCGCGACACCCGAATTGTGCTCGAAGCGCTGGGTTTGGGAGCAGTATGATCACGTTATCGGCGGCAATACCGTGCAGCGTCCCGGCGGCGATGCCGCCGTCGTGCGCGTGCAGGATGGGCCGAAGGGACTAGCGCTCACCGTCGACGTTACTCCGCGCTATTGCGAGGCCGACCCGTTCGAGGGCGGTAAGCAGGCGGTGGCCGAGGCCTGGCGCAACATTACGGCGGTTGGTGGCCGTCCGCTGGCCATCACCGACAACCTGAATTTCGGCAATCCTGAGCGGCCCGAAATCATGGGCCAGTTCGTCGGCTGCCTGAAAGGTATCGCTGAAGCCTGCACCGCTTTGGATTTTCCCGTCGTGTCAGGCAACGTGTCGCTCTACAACGAGACCAACGGCCGCGGCATCCTGCCGACGCCCTCGATCGGAGGGGTGGGGCTGCTCGATGATTTCACCAAGTCCGCGTCTGTGGCATTCAAGGCCGCGGACGAGGCCATTCTGCTGATTGGCGACACCCATGGATGGCTCGGTCAGTCGGTGTACCTGCGGGATATCTGCGGCCGTGAGGAAGGCGCTCCGCCCCCAGTCGATCTTGCAACCGAGAAGCGCAATGGCGATGTCGTTCGCGGAATGATTAAGGGCGGCACGGCGAGCGCTGTACATGACGTCTCCGACGGTGGCCTGCTGGTGGCGCTGGCCGAAATGGCCATGGCCAGCGGCATTGGTGCGATCCTTGACGCGCCGCCGGAGGAGCTTGTCCCGCATGCGTATTGGTTCGGGGAGGATCAAGCCCGCTACGTGGTGACTGTGCCGGAAGCCCATCTCCTGACGGTCCTGAGCAAGCTGAAGGCGGTGGATGTGCCGTGTCACGTCATCGGCAAGACCGGCGGGCACGACATCGCCATCGAAGGCGAAGCGCCTGTGTCGATCGCTTCGCTCAAAGCCGGCTTCGAGGGCTGGCTGCCCGATTATATGGCGGGGAAGGGCTGA
- a CDS encoding methyl-accepting chemotaxis protein (product_source=COG0840; cath_funfam=1.10.287.950,1.10.490.10; cog=COG0840; pfam=PF00015,PF11563; smart=SM00283; superfamily=46458,58104), which yields MNSSDTLATRIAFNSIDEASRAALRDVRPVAMKALPGILDAFYVSISEFPDVQKLFPRPEIVARAKAAQLSHWDMILSAKFDDAYVRSVTRIGESHHRLGLEPRWYIGGYKKIISGLITHIETTVTSRFPGRALYEKKAKIIDAVVGAALLDMDFAISVYLDAGKRDKRNALEGLAGQFEQSIAHIVEQVGSMSESLKSAADTLKATAEETRTLSTSVAATSEQASTNVQSVASGTEEMGSSVSEISRQVQESLKVANDAVKQAESTNGRIADLSNAASRIGDVIKIISAIAEQTNLLALNATIEAARAGEAGKGFAVVAQEVKALASQTAKATEEITTQINEMQASTGETVTAISEIGTTIGFISKIANAIFEAVDQQDAVTKEIARNIHVAATGSSEVAANIVRVNKGAEETGHAAANVHDSAISLTKENQQLRTEVDKFLKTLRTA from the coding sequence ATGAATTCCTCCGATACCCTCGCGACCAGAATTGCCTTCAACAGCATCGACGAGGCTTCGCGCGCGGCGCTCCGCGACGTTCGCCCAGTGGCAATGAAGGCTCTGCCCGGCATCCTCGATGCCTTCTACGTGTCGATTTCCGAGTTTCCGGACGTACAGAAGCTGTTTCCGCGCCCGGAAATCGTCGCTCGCGCCAAGGCCGCCCAGCTTAGCCATTGGGACATGATCCTGTCGGCCAAATTTGACGATGCCTACGTGCGATCCGTGACGCGGATTGGAGAAAGCCACCATCGTCTCGGTCTCGAACCACGCTGGTACATCGGCGGCTACAAGAAGATCATCAGCGGCTTGATCACCCACATCGAAACGACCGTCACGTCTCGTTTCCCGGGCCGCGCGCTGTATGAAAAGAAGGCGAAGATCATCGACGCCGTTGTTGGCGCCGCATTGCTCGACATGGACTTCGCGATTTCGGTGTATCTCGACGCGGGCAAGCGCGACAAGCGCAACGCCTTGGAAGGCTTGGCGGGGCAGTTCGAACAAAGCATCGCTCACATCGTAGAGCAGGTCGGCTCGATGTCAGAAAGCCTCAAATCCGCAGCCGATACTTTGAAAGCAACAGCAGAAGAAACCCGCACGCTGTCGACCTCTGTTGCCGCAACCTCCGAGCAAGCATCGACAAATGTGCAATCTGTCGCATCCGGCACCGAGGAAATGGGCTCGTCGGTTTCCGAAATCTCCCGACAGGTTCAGGAGTCACTGAAGGTCGCGAACGACGCCGTCAAGCAAGCCGAAAGCACCAATGGCCGCATTGCCGACCTCAGCAACGCCGCCAGCCGCATCGGCGACGTGATCAAGATCATCAGCGCGATTGCCGAGCAGACCAATCTGCTTGCGCTCAATGCGACAATCGAAGCCGCACGCGCTGGCGAAGCGGGTAAGGGTTTCGCCGTCGTTGCGCAGGAGGTGAAGGCCCTCGCCTCCCAAACCGCGAAAGCGACCGAAGAGATCACCACGCAGATCAACGAGATGCAGGCTTCGACCGGTGAAACCGTCACCGCCATCTCCGAGATCGGCACTACGATCGGCTTCATCTCCAAAATTGCCAATGCGATCTTCGAGGCTGTCGATCAGCAGGATGCTGTCACCAAGGAAATCGCGCGTAATATTCACGTGGCTGCGACGGGATCCTCAGAGGTTGCCGCGAACATCGTTCGGGTCAA